AACCGGGTGTTGACCTGCGGGTAGCGCTCCGACAACCGCTGGCAGGCGACGGATTCGTCGAGGGACAAACCGCCCTCGAGCGCATCGCTGCACATCAATTCGTGCAGTTTCGCCAGCTCTTCGGTGTCCGAGCTCACAGCGTCGCGCCCTCCTCGGCCGAGGGTGCGGTCTTGCCGGTGGACATCTCTCCGCGCAACACCTGCAGGCCCTGTCGCACACTGCGACGCACTGCGGTCACGGCCATCCCGGTCCGGTCGGCGATCGCCTCGACGCTGAGGCCGTGCAGGACAGCGAGTTCGACCACCCGTTTCTGGTCGTTCGGCAAGGCAATCATCGCGCGGCTCACGGCCACGAGCTCCGGGACCTGGCGGACGCAGTCCGCGACGGTGGTTGCGCCGGATTTGACACGCGTGCCGGTCGCCGTCGCCCCGTTGGCCGCGAGCTGACGCCGCGTGACCGCCGCGACCGTGACGACTTCGGGGACGTCCTCGCGCACCAGCGATGCCGCGTTGTCGAAGAGTTCGCGAAAGACCTGAAAGCTCACGTGCCGGGCGGCATCATCGCCAAGGTGA
The nucleotide sequence above comes from Pseudomonadota bacterium. Encoded proteins:
- a CDS encoding sigma factor-like helix-turn-helix DNA-binding protein, with product MIDSHPPLLPAIARGDIRAVRPLVDRYGPLVWSLLCRHLGDDAARHVSFQVFRELFDNAASLVREDVPEVVTVAAVTRRQLAANGATATGTRVKSGATTVADCVRQVPELVAVSRAMIALPNDQKRVVELAVLHGLSVEAIADRTGMAVTAVRRSVRQGLQVLRGEMSTGKTAPSAEEGATL